From Sphingorhabdus sp. SMR4y:
GCGCGTCTGACGGTCCTTCCAATATCTGGATGAACGTTCCGTCCACGAAAAGCAGGCTGCCCGTCAGGTCAGCCGACTGGTTTTGCACGGCCGAAGCTTCCGCAATTTCACGAGCCGTCTGCTGCGGCTTTTCACCGCACTGATCGACATCGAGTCTGCTCGTATAGAGGATCCGCGAAAACTGTTTGCTTGAAGTAAAAGCGTTCATGCTGCAGCCTGTCCTTTCTCGCGGTGAAACAGCTCGCCTATGCTGGAGGCATTAACGGGTCGACTGAACAAGAATCCCTGCACATCATTGCATCCGTGCTCCGCAATAAAGGCCATCTGCTCGTCGGTCTCAATGCCCTCCGCCGTTGTTTTCATATGAAGGCTCGCGCCAAGCTGGGTGATCGCGCGCACGATGGATGCGCTGCCGGCATCGCTGGGGAGCTGCTGGACGAATGATTTGTCGATTTTGATCCGGGTAATCGGAAAACGGTGAAGATAGCTCAGCGACGAATATCCCGTTCCGAAGTCGTCCAGTGATATGCGAATCCCGGAATCATGCAGTTGCGTGAGCGTGTGCATCACAGTTTCATCATTACCGAGCAGCGCCGTTTCGGTAATTTCCAACTCCAGCCGTGTTGCCGGAAAGCCAGAATCCTTCAGCGCTTCCATAACGGTCTGGTGCAAGCGCGGATCCCGCAACTGAACCGCCGAAATATTCACTGCCAGGTCGATATGTTCGGGCCACGAAGCGGCATCGAGACACGCCTGTTTGAGAACACCGGCTCCGATCCGGGAAATCAGTCCCAGCTCTTCCGCAATCGGAATGAATTCGGATGGCGGTACGTCTCCACGCTCGGGGCAGGTCCACCGCAGCAGGGCTTCCGCTCCGGTATAGGCACCGGAAGCAGAGTCGATAACCGGTTGATAGGCGATCTTGAAATCTTCCCGCATGCAGGCGCGACGCAGATCGGTTTCCAGAAAGCGGCGCCTCTGGATGGCTTGCTGCATCGTCGGATCGAACACGCGACAGCCACGCCCCTCTGTTCGCTTTGCTGTATAGAGCGCAATATCGGCATATTGGACCAGGGTTTCGGGATCATTCGCATGCCCGGGCGCGAGACCGATACCGACGCTGGCGCCAATTTCCGCGACCTGCCCCTGTATGACAAAGGGTCGGCGCAGAATTTCGACCACCCGCTCTGCCACGGCCCGGGCCTCGTCTTCCGAAGCGAGATCATAGGCAATTATGGCAAATTCGTCGCCGCCAATCCTTGCAACCAGATCACCCTTACGAACGGCCTGATTGAGGCGCGAGGCCACTTTCTGGAGTACGACGTCTCCGATCGGATGGCCGAGCGTGTCGTTGACCGGCTTGAACCGATCGAGATCGACCAGCAGCAAGGCAAACGGGCCGCCGCCGTTTGTCAGCTTGTCGCATTCGACATTCAACGCTTCGGAGAAGGCCCGGCGATTGGGCACTTCGGTCAAGGCATCGTGGAGCGCGATATGATGAAGCTGCTCTCTGGATTTCGACCGTGTCCGCCGCTCAACCAGATGGGTGGAGAGGCCGGCACCGATGATGATCAATGCGGCCATCGCGATTGCCGCCGCCAAAGCCGTAAAGGTTTCGCTGTCCGCACCGACCTGCACACCGGGAAGCGGGACCACGGTAAAGGCAGCCATGCCGGTGAAATGCAGACTGACGATGGCCGCCGCGAACAAACCGGAAGGTAGCCAGATATTTTCCGACAGGCCGGTTTTTCTGATCCGGGAGACCACGAGCGAGGAAAGAACGGCAGCCAGGACCAGGGAAGCGATCACATATTCCGGCAGCCAGGTGACAATGCCATCGGCCCGATAGGCGAACATCCCGACATAATGCATCGCTGCTATCGACAGGCCGATGATTCCGCCGCCCGTGACCACGGAGACAAAGCGGTTGCGCGAAGAGGCGACCAGCAAACCCACCCCGGTGCCGACAACGGCGATCAGTGCGGAGAGCACCGTCAAGGTTCCGTCAAGCGTGACAGGAACGCCCGGACGGTAGCCAAGCATCGCTATAAAATGTGTGGCCCAGATAGCCGAACCGGCAGTAAAAGCGGACAGGAAACACCATTGGTAACGTTGTGCACCGGATTCAGCGAACGTGCGTTGAAACATTTTTACCGATGTAAGAGACCCGATCAGGCACATTGCTGCAGCCAGAGCTACAATCCAGAGATTATGATCGTGATAGAGACAAGTCAGTACGCGCATTGAAACTCCTGGGCTCGCAACCAATACTTTGAAGCGAATTTTGGCCTTAGGCAGTCAAATTATAAAATTTGGTAAACCGTCAAACCCCAGATTATTCGAGCATTCCATCTGATCCCCCCAGGTTTCATGTCCTCCAGGACAAGAAATCCTGAATGATGATTGAATAGGAAAATCTGTCCTGTTCGAAGGATGAACAGAGGCCGGCATATCTAGCCGTTGTGCTGAGTGGGAGCGGAACTTGCCCTGCTCCGGCCGGATATAATGTCCAATGTTCCGACAATTTTCGCAAGCTGCTGCCGCTGACAAGTTGGCATGGTCCAGCCATTGCATCCCCACATAGCAACGCGTGCAAAAATAAAAATTTTCGCTCCGGGGATGAAACTAGCCTTTGGCTTCGTTTTCCTCTCACAAGCATAACGGAGACAGGAAAATGAAAACTGCATTCTTGATAAGCGGCTTTGCCGTCATCGCGATCGCCGCTTCACCGCTGGCCGCCCATACCGGTCAGGACAGCCATGTTGAAATCCGCAAGGAGCCGATTGCCGGTCAATATGACAAGCACTGGTACAATTATCTGGCGGATGTCCTGGAAGCCGACAAAGAGCTAAAAAGCGATTTGCGACGGGCAACCGACGCGGAAGACACGCGCGATGCGTGGGAAGAATATGAAAACGAGCTGATCGATGCCGACAAGGATTATGTCGAGGAAATGCGGGACCGCAATTTTCGGGCGGGCCGGGTCACGATCGGCAAATAGCGTTTGCTCCAATAAATGGTCAAAGGCGGGGGTCATTCCCCGCCTTTTTTATGTCGTGCCGGCATGACGCGCGCTAGAACAAAAGCCTGCGTCACGCTACGCTCCCAAAGGCTGCTATTTCCAGCCATTCTCCATCAATTGGCGCTCGCCTTCCGCGTCGACCGGTGCGCCGGCCATCATCGCTGCGGCGCGCGCGTTGATTTCGCTGCTCGAGGCCTGTCGATAGCCGCTCACCCCGGTCCCGGGTACCATATCTTCGAGCCGCCATTGGCCCTGGCTTTTGCAGGCGATCCCGCCCAGAGCTTCACCGTCAAAGCTACGGCAAATCTGGTCCGCCCGGGAGCGGAAAGTCAGACCAATCCGATAATCGCCATTTGCACTTTCGGCAGAGGCAAGTTGCTTTTCCAGAGTGGTTTCTAGCGCGCCGCTGGCGATCAGGCTGCCATTTTGCTCGGCAACCGGGCCACCATCCTGACCAGGACCGAACTGGCCTACCACGATGCCCAATGCCAGAGTTGCCGCCATCGCGCCCCATTGCGCGAAACCGAAAGCTGGGCGGCCTTTGCTGTTCCGGTCTTTTTCAGCTTTTCGCCCGGCAAAGCTGTTATCGACATTATTGTCCATGGAAGCGGTTAGCAGCGCCGTCAAACGATCGGGCACAGGCTCGTTTGCAACCGGATCATAATGCGCCGACAGCTGGTGTTTCAGTTCCTGTTCCCGAGCGATGCGATCCGCCAGCGCGCTGTCTGTCGCCATTGCCTTTTCGATCCGCCTGGCCGTCACTGCATCGCATTCGCCATCGACATAGGCGATGATCTGTTCCTCATTAAAGGTCATGCCGCCTCTCCCAGTCCGCGTTGCAGCGCCTCGCGCCCACGGACCAGCCGTGAGGTCAGGGTTCCAATCGGTATATCGAGCATTTCGGCTGCTTCCTTATAGGCAAAGCCCTCGACTAGGACGAGCACGATCGCCTCGCGCTGTTCCAGCGGCAAAAGTTCCATCGCCCGATCGACATCTGAAAGCTCCATCCGTTCTTCCAAACGCTGGTGATCATCGCCTGCAACATTCTGCATTGCGTCATCATCATTGGCGACATGCTCCCGCCGCCCTGCCGCGCGGACCGTGTCGATCCAGATATTTCTTGTAATCCTGTACATCCAGCTATCCAGTCTTGTTCCCGTTTGCCATTGGTCGCGCTTGTTCAGCGCGCGTTCGAGGGCCATCTGACACAGATCATCTGCATCATCGATATTGCGCGTAAGGCCGCGGGCGAAACGCCGCAATTGCGGGAGCAGTTCCAGCAAATCCTGTTCAAATGCCATTCAGCGCGGATATCCTTTATTGATGGTCTATGGATGAAACGATGCAGCCGGTTCGTTTAATCCATGAAGACAAAAAAAAGCAAATAGCTATTGGTCTGTTGCGACCGGAAGGAATGACATCATGAAAGCAGCACGATATTGGTCGATCATCGTGATTATCTTCCTGCCGGCTGCGGCATGGGCGCAATTATCGCTGCCCGGCGTCGGACCTGGCAGCGCTTTACCTGAACGGACCATCGGGGAAGCCACCAGCATAGTGCTTGATCCGGTTACCGGAGCCGTCGAGGGACATCTGCTCGACCGGCTGAGCAGATCAGAACTCAACGCGCTACTCAACCGGATGCGCATTGACCGGGTCAACCGGTTTTTGCGCGAGAACCGCGCCTATGTGGAGCGGGATCACAATGGCGATCCGGCGGTGCGCGGCATATTGGTGGCGACCGGCATCTCGGAGCCATCGATCAGCAAGGCCGTGGCCAGTGGCTTTACCGTGGTTGAGCGTGGCTGGATCGACGGACTGGATATTTCATTTGTCAAATTTTCAACTCGCAACGGTGCAAGTCTGAAGTCCGAGCGCAAGAAGCTTAAGAAAATCGCGCGCGAAGCCGAAATCAGCGGCGACAATATCTATTTTACCAGCGCGACTGCCGCGACTGGTGCCGCTGCCTCCCTGCCCGCTGCTGCGCTTTCCGGAGGTTCTGCAAAGGCGGCAACCATCGGCCTGATCGACGGCGGCGTAGCCCGACATGATCTGATAAAGATCCCCGTCGAGCAGCGCGGGTTCGCCAAAGGTGGGCCCGTATCGAGCGCGCATGGTACTGCCATCGCTTCGCTGATATCGATGAGCCGGGAACACCGCCGCACTGGACTGCTGGCTGCCGATATTTACGGCAGCGATCCGGCAGGCGGGAACGCGACCGCGATAGCCCGCGCGCTCGGCTGGATGGCGACACGGAAAATCCCGGTCGTAACCATCAGCCTGGTTGGCCCGGACAATGGCCTGCTGCGCCGTGCGATCCGGTCTGCCCAGGGCAAGGGCATGCTGATCGTGGCTGCGGTGGGCAATGACGGACCAGCGGCACCGCCACGCTTTCCGGCCTCTTACAAAGGCGTCCTCGGCGTAACGGGTGTGGATCGCCGACACCGGGCGCTACCGGAAGCCGGGATTGCCACACCAGTAGATTTCGCCGCCCCCGGTGCGGACATCAAGGGCGCATCTCCCGGCGGCAAGACCGTGCCGTTACGCGGTACATCTTTCGCCGCCCCATTGGTGGCCGCGCGTCTTGCCGCACATTATCCGTCCCCCGACATTGCGGCTATCGAGAAGGCCGTTACTGGCCTGATCCACGA
This genomic window contains:
- a CDS encoding putative bifunctional diguanylate cyclase/phosphodiesterase; this translates as MRVLTCLYHDHNLWIVALAAAMCLIGSLTSVKMFQRTFAESGAQRYQWCFLSAFTAGSAIWATHFIAMLGYRPGVPVTLDGTLTVLSALIAVVGTGVGLLVASSRNRFVSVVTGGGIIGLSIAAMHYVGMFAYRADGIVTWLPEYVIASLVLAAVLSSLVVSRIRKTGLSENIWLPSGLFAAAIVSLHFTGMAAFTVVPLPGVQVGADSETFTALAAAIAMAALIIIGAGLSTHLVERRTRSKSREQLHHIALHDALTEVPNRRAFSEALNVECDKLTNGGGPFALLLVDLDRFKPVNDTLGHPIGDVVLQKVASRLNQAVRKGDLVARIGGDEFAIIAYDLASEDEARAVAERVVEILRRPFVIQGQVAEIGASVGIGLAPGHANDPETLVQYADIALYTAKRTEGRGCRVFDPTMQQAIQRRRFLETDLRRACMREDFKIAYQPVIDSASGAYTGAEALLRWTCPERGDVPPSEFIPIAEELGLISRIGAGVLKQACLDAASWPEHIDLAVNISAVQLRDPRLHQTVMEALKDSGFPATRLELEITETALLGNDETVMHTLTQLHDSGIRISLDDFGTGYSSLSYLHRFPITRIKIDKSFVQQLPSDAGSASIVRAITQLGASLHMKTTAEGIETDEQMAFIAEHGCNDVQGFLFSRPVNASSIGELFHREKGQAAA
- a CDS encoding anti-sigma factor family protein; protein product: MTFNEEQIIAYVDGECDAVTARRIEKAMATDSALADRIAREQELKHQLSAHYDPVANEPVPDRLTALLTASMDNNVDNSFAGRKAEKDRNSKGRPAFGFAQWGAMAATLALGIVVGQFGPGQDGGPVAEQNGSLIASGALETTLEKQLASAESANGDYRIGLTFRSRADQICRSFDGEALGGIACKSQGQWRLEDMVPGTGVSGYRQASSSEINARAAAMMAGAPVDAEGERQLMENGWK
- a CDS encoding RNA polymerase sigma factor — encoded protein: MAFEQDLLELLPQLRRFARGLTRNIDDADDLCQMALERALNKRDQWQTGTRLDSWMYRITRNIWIDTVRAAGRREHVANDDDAMQNVAGDDHQRLEERMELSDVDRAMELLPLEQREAIVLVLVEGFAYKEAAEMLDIPIGTLTSRLVRGREALQRGLGEAA
- a CDS encoding S8 family serine peptidase, producing MKAARYWSIIVIIFLPAAAWAQLSLPGVGPGSALPERTIGEATSIVLDPVTGAVEGHLLDRLSRSELNALLNRMRIDRVNRFLRENRAYVERDHNGDPAVRGILVATGISEPSISKAVASGFTVVERGWIDGLDISFVKFSTRNGASLKSERKKLKKIAREAEISGDNIYFTSATAATGAAASLPAAALSGGSAKAATIGLIDGGVARHDLIKIPVEQRGFAKGGPVSSAHGTAIASLISMSREHRRTGLLAADIYGSDPAGGNATAIARALGWMATRKIPVVTISLVGPDNGLLRRAIRSAQGKGMLIVAAVGNDGPAAPPRFPASYKGVLGVTGVDRRHRALPEAGIATPVDFAAPGADIKGASPGGKTVPLRGTSFAAPLVAARLAAHYPSPDIAAIEKAVTGLIHEARDLGKKGTDKVFGHGLVCESCAAR